A window of Serinus canaria isolate serCan28SL12 chromosome 27, serCan2020, whole genome shotgun sequence genomic DNA:
GAGAAACCATGCTGCaaacactgctgccagcagcttttCTGGGTTTATAACTGGGGTTTGAGTGGTTCCACCAGAACCACAGCAGTGCAGTGGATCTTGCTGTGCCAAGCACAGGGCAGTAGGAGAAGGTGATCCCTTGCTCCCAAGGCATGAAATGGGGGCACAGGTGGCTGTGGACAGGCAGAAGCTGGAGGATAATGGTGATCCAACCTGGAATATCTGCGAGGAAAATGTGTCTGTGGTGTTTGTACAGATTCAGGTGaatctgctgctttcagccaAGTGTGTGTTGTTGAATTGGGTGTATCAAGGTGGCTCCTGCTTTGTGATCCATCTCCTAATGCCAGAGGGGCTGATTTTCTTGTGGAAGAGTCTGCTGTTAacactgctgggctcagctttgAGGTTAGGGAGATgtctcagctctggctgctgcagcagggtcaCCTTTCCTCATCCACCTCTGAGCCCTGGGCACAAGGAggtgagcagaggcagctgctgggagatcACATGGAGGAGGGCCAGCGAGGCCATGGTGGCCACGTGGCCCCGGGCAGGCTGAGTGTCAGGGAACTGGAGTGTCCCCAGCGCGTGGTGACAGAGCGGGCACGGTGCCAGGGGCATCCCCTGGAACACTCTGACTGCAGAGGCCTGTAGGGGagtgctgcagcctccctgctccctccacgtgctccctgcctggtggagagagcagctggaacTGCTCTGTAGTTCATAATTTACACTCCCCCTCTTGTTCTGAGGGATTGCTTCCCCCATCTCCgggctgctttggcttttttaaaagtgttttccGTTCAGCTGAAACAGAAGACGTTAATTGAGCTAAATTCAGGTGGGTAAAGTGTGCTGGCTTGAGTGGGAACAGAGCCAGGAGGCTGAATTTAACACCCCAACTGTGGGAGAGGTGGGAGTGACAGGAagggagctgagggctgtgagTTTGGTAATGCTGTGTGTGGTCACGatttctgcttcccagctccagAAGAAAAGCTCTGTGGTTTTGAGGTGAGGGCTGATTAAACTGCCTGGCACAGACCCCTTTGCAAATGTCAGCAAGCAGCAAaggggatttttctgtttgcctttATTTTCCTGATGCTCTCTAAAGCCTTTGGCAGCAGCAAAGTTTTTCCCCTGCTTCattaaagttttaaaagctttaaatgcTTCATTCTGAAAGGAAACCTCTGGGCACACTTGCAGCATGACACGGTAAATCTCTCTCTCcaagcaggctctgctgcaggctccatctgctgccagagctgagtGAGGGGGACACAGCAGTGATACTGtcacctgaaaaaaaccaaataatccAGCCTGAAACACAATGTCCAGCccagaaatgctggaaaactTAAGGATCActgttggtgctgctgtgtttcatAGCCCTCCCCATCTGTGATAAGGAAATGCCGGTGAAAGGTTGTTGGTGACAAAATGACTTGTGGGCAGGTggaggggacaggtgacagcttgaggtgtgagcagcagtgactggggctgagggaggagcTTGCAGAAGGCCCTGCTAcctggggagaggcagcagaacaAGGAGCTGGTGTTGTGGCTCAGGGAATtgatccctgctctgcagttttcctgggattttccagcctggctgcgCTGTCTGGTTGCTAAGGGTGGAGACAGGGATCTAAAGACAGATGCTGCTGGGTGTCAGAAGAACAACGAAGCTATTTATACTCATCTTGGTGCAGGATGACCTGTGAAGAATCCCCAAACACTGAGATTTTGGCCAGACTAAGCTTCTTTTTGAGGGgaatttcagtttgttttggtCTGGTTTTCCTTAGGAAAACCTAGGAATATCCTGACTGTTCTTAAATCCCTggaaggaaatgctgagagCTCTTGGCCTGTGTATCCTACACCTCTAAAAACCCTTCAGTAAAAAACACCTTCCAAAAACACACCCCAGGTGTTGGAGTAAAACCTGCCAGCAAATCAGGGGGCCAGCTGGAAGCCCTGAAAACATGTCCAGACTTTGAAACAATTGGGTTTTACCTTCAGCAGCCCCAAACCTGGAGTTCACAGCCAGAGTGGGTGGTTGAGCTGGTCCTGTGGGGCTGACCCTGCTTCCGAGAGCTGCTCAGGGGTTCTTGTGGGGCTGACCCTGCAGCCGAGGGAGGTGACAGCTCCTGCACCGTCCCCACGCCATGTCTGTCCCCCAGAACTCGGTGACACGCAGCGCCCCAGTGAACAGCGACAGCCAGGGCCGCTGCGGCGCGCGCTTCCTCACCACCTACGACAGGAGGTTCGTCATCAAGGCCGTGTCCAGCGAGGACGTGGCAGAGATGCACAACATCCTCAAGAAGTACCACCAGGTACGGTGAGTCTGGAGCCCCATGTGCACGCCTGGGGATCTGCTGGGGGTCTGGAGCTTGGATTCACAGCTGGAAGAGCTTGCACGGAAGTTTTGTGGGAAAAAAGGTCCTTAGGGTCTGAGGGCCAAAATTCTTGAGGGTCAAAAATCTGAGGGACAAATGAGAGACAACTGAGTAGCTGTTTGTGgtgctgagccccttcccagctcatCCTGGCCTTTGTATCAATAAACTATGGATCCCTGGTAGATCAGAGCTGCAAACAGGCTCTTCATTTGTTGCCTCAGACCttcctgaggggctggaggggagctgggaagtgGGGTCACAGTGGGACAGCTGGAAATGTCCTGGGTCCAGGTGCTGGTTCCAGCccatctgctctgcaggggTTCTGAGCAGGGGGTGTTTAACAGGCCCTGAGTTCCAGGCACAGTGAGGTAACCACGAGAAGTgaagctgggcagtgccagtgcaCACTTGGCCTGTCACGCAGGCTGGATACACACAGGGGCACAGAATCCCTGGACCGGGAGGAACCCTGGAGATCTCCCAGCTTcacacagagtcacagaatcccaggacCGAGAAGAACCTTGGAGAtgttccagctccctgccatgggcaggatgGCACTCCATGGGCCAGCTTGCTTGGGGAATGGGACTCTCCCCATCCTCGCTCCTTTCCTGGAGACCCCAGGAGCTGTTCCaatcctcctttcctttcccatcggtgccttggctgcagcacctcagcgAGTTTGTgtcctgtcagagctgggctttgtgtGACACATctgtgtccctccctgctgtcccacagtTCATCGTGGAGTGCCATGGGAACACGCTGCTGCCCCAGTTCCTGGGCATGTACCGGCTCACCGTGGACGGGGTGGAGACCTACATGGTGGTCACCAGGAACGTCTTCAGCCACAGGCTGACTGTGCACCGGAAGTACGACCTGAAGGTGAGGCCCTGGGGGGCTGGGGATGAGGCTTTATCCAGCCTGACCTAGAGCAGAGGCCAGTTACAGAATGGAGAAGGAactgttttgtctccctgctctgtgcagagagcataccatcccataatatggaGCCCAGACGCACACACTAAAACATaatagaatctgaaaaatataaaaactaaaacctgaggcatcagaaCTCTGGGGGTTGGGCCTGGAACCCATCCTGCGCAGGGTCCTGGGCTTTGGGGTCTGCTCAGGGGATCAGGTTTTTGGGAGGCTGTGCATGGAGGTTCAATGTTGGTCCATTCCCCCATCCCAGGAGATCACCAGAAGGAGGCTGAgcacttattttaaaaatgctttgattGTTTTCCTGCATGGAGAAATGAAATGGTGTCAATTAATTAATTGGGAATGTGACCCAAAGTGcagtaataatttttatttttttttttcctttattaggGCTCAACAGTATCCAGGGAAGCGAGTGATAAAGAGAAGGTATGGAGCCATCCCTGGccagcctttcctttctcctggtGCTTGGAAGCAGACAGATGCAACTGAGttcccttttccattttcttttcctttccattccctTTTTCATGGGAGTTTTGAGCAGGGGAGGTTCCACAGGCCCTGAGTTCACCCTGCCTCTGTCCCCCCTTTCAGGCTGCAagggagctggctctgcctgccctgccatgttgtggtggcactgccagaagTGGGGGACAGTCCCAGCAGAACCAAACCCCACCTGAGCACAGTGCTGTCCCTTAAGGAAGGGTTTCCTCACAGCACCCCAGGTACCAGCCCCAGGCAGGTCAGGGGTAGATCTTCCACCAGAAGATTTATAAACCAGATCCTTGGCACATTCCTAAACCTGGCTTGAGTGGGGGAATTTAGGGCTGagcctccttcccctgcaggaCTTCGGCGCTGCTGCCTTGAAATCCCTGTGGGAATCCCAGCAGTGCCTTGTGCTGGTCCCTGTTCTGCACATAGTATTTTCAGGTTGGagtctgctccagcctgccctaAAAGAtctcagccagcagccagggaactCCCATTTGCCCTGAATCCCCTGATAACTCCCTGGCCCATGCAGCTGGTGGTTCGTGTGAGCTCACAGAGCCACACCACGCGGCTGTGTCACTAAAGAATTGAAACCCTGAGGCACAAAGGAGCTCCAGGTTCTCCCACATGCCCAGAATCCTCAGGCCTGCTGCAGGCAGATCCTTCAAAAAAACATGGGGtgaattttttcctcaaatcttTAGGAAGAGAAGATTtggcttttttgtgtttttggggttttttcccccgAAGCCTTCACTCCTTTCCCCCTGCAGTCAAAAgctaagaaaaattaatttatttcattaatttcatttccattctGGGAGCTGCTTGGAGCATCCGCAACTGCCCAGCTGAGCAGTTTTTAAAGCTGACTTGCTCCACATCTCCCTCGAGCTTCCCTGTAGGTCCAGCTGAGCCCACAGATTCCCTGACacttcctgtgctctgcctgaTGCCCTTTCCATTGTCAGTGGGCTTTGGGCACCCCAAGAGCCCAGACTGAGCAGGGGCTGTTGCACCCacaccctgctgccagccctcctcTGGCAGTGGGCTGGGGAATTTCACCTCAGGCTTTTTGTTGCAGGCCAAGGATCTCCCGACATTCAAGGACAATGACTTCTTGAATGAGGGTCAGAAGCTGCATGTTGGAGAAGAGAGTAAAAAGAACTTTCTTGAGAAGCTGAAGCGGGACGTGGAGGTAATTTCCTgggggacagctctgctctgtctccccTCACtgcatcccctccctccctaaGCTACAGCAAAGTCTATCTAGTGAGATGTTAGGAAGTtctaagcttaataatggagctctgtgcattgtatcttaaggcttacaagcaggtattgtGTTTGAAATAAGAAAGCATTGCTTTAACCGAAGGTACAcgtgcttatagtggttggttagaactactgtcaatatgcttttgctttgtgtgattggtcaaaaaacttttaaagtaagttgTTATATtgagttctttgtctgcttCCAAaaatgtgagctgctggcatcttcccattgtcataagCATGTAATGAGACTCATGCTGAAAAATACAACAGCTTGAGACGCCTTCCCCAGCAGTCCCGTCCCTTCCGTGATTTGTGCATAGCAATACACAACAACAGGCGGAAcaagtgaagataagaattatttattattattttctctagtcttctcacagcctttccccagAAAGACCTGGGAAAGTTGTctgttgctctctgtggccagagagctgctgccacatgCATCCTCACTCCAGGGCTGCAGAACGACTCCTCCTGCACCAGCCTTGTCCTGAGGGCAGGGGCCTGTGCAGCTTCTCTGGAGTCTCAGGAGGGTTTAGCTCTCAATGCCAGCCCTTAGGGAGGCACTGCAGGGTAGTGCTGACCCTTCCCCACCCCGTGTGGGTGCCCAGTttcactgctgcctctctcccagTTTTTAGCCCAGTTGAAGATCATGGATTACAGCCTGCTGGTGGGCATCCATGACGTGGACCGGGCcgagcaggaggagatggaggtgGAGGAGCGGGCAGAGGACGAGGAGTGTGAGAACGACGGGCTGGGGGGGAACCCCATCTCCTCCTACGGGACCCCCCCCGACAGCCCAGGCAACCTCCTCAACTACCCCCGGTTCTTTGGGCCCGGGGAGTTCGACCCCTCCGTGGATGTGTATGCCATGAAGAGCCACGAGAGTgagtgggaagggctgggagctgtgggggaCCTGTGGAGAAAggatggagggcagggagggtctGGGGGGAGCTGTGGAGGATAGATGGGGTGTGAGTGAGCTGTGGAGAAAGGATGGAGGCCAGGGAGGGTgtgagggagctgtggaggaaggatggagggcagggaaaggggaggtGTCCCAGGCTCAGTAAGGTGGgtcagccctggcagccagggtgGTACCCCTGAGGCCATTCCTGTGTCCTGGCAGACACCCTGAGCTTCCCAGTAGCGCTTGGGAAAAGCCCAGCCTAGCAGGACATGGAATCAAGGCATTGctggggttggaaaagacctttaatgTGGAGTCCAGGAGACAGGAGGGCTGTCCCTGCTTTGCTGGGCAGTCCCTGGTGTTGGCTGGAAGGAGGTGTCTTTGGAGGAGGGGGATGAAGCTGAGTGTGCCCAGGGGGTTTTTTGGAGATAGGGTTGCAGTTGGCCGTGCCCAGGGGACTgagtccctgctgtgcccccaggtgcccccaggaAAGAGGTTTATTTCA
This region includes:
- the PIP4K2B gene encoding phosphatidylinositol 5-phosphate 4-kinase type-2 beta, with the protein product MAANCAGAAGTAAGAVATVGSALSASKTKTKKKHFVCQKVKLFRASEPLLSVLMWGANHTINELSNVPVPVMLMPDDFKAYSKIKVDNHLFNKENLPSRFKFKEYCPLVFRNLRERFGIDDQDYQNSVTRSAPVNSDSQGRCGARFLTTYDRRFVIKAVSSEDVAEMHNILKKYHQFIVECHGNTLLPQFLGMYRLTVDGVETYMVVTRNVFSHRLTVHRKYDLKGSTVSREASDKEKAKDLPTFKDNDFLNEGQKLHVGEESKKNFLEKLKRDVEFLAQLKIMDYSLLVGIHDVDRAEQEEMEVEERAEDEECENDGLGGNPISSYGTPPDSPGNLLNYPRFFGPGEFDPSVDVYAMKSHESAPRKEVYFMAIIDILTPYDTKKKAAHAAKTVKHGAGAEISTVNPEQYSKRFNEFISSILT